The Sorex araneus isolate mSorAra2 chromosome X, mSorAra2.pri, whole genome shotgun sequence DNA segment tagggcgtttgccttgcacgcagccaacccgggtttgattcccagcatcccatatggtcccctgagcatgggtaattcctgagtgcagagccaggagtgatccctgagcatcgttgggtgtgacccaaaaagcaaaaaaaaaaaggcacaccAGCCTACAGGACTTGCCATGGCCCTTCATGTGGGCCACCCCAACTGAGTGGCTGAATAAGGCAGGGTTGGACAGGCCTGGGTTCTGTTCTGTTCCACCCTGTGCGGGAAACCCAGATAGGCCCTGTTTGCTCTAGAACTCTCTTCTGTGTGGGACGAGTCTTTGCCGGGCCTGTGTTGCAGCTGACTGCTTCTTCCCAATGCCCTTCCCTATCCATCCCATCATCAATATTAAGATAAATTCCCCTTCGCATTCGTCTCTGCCTTCTTATCTGCTTCTGGAGAATGCATCCTGAGACGGATGGCCGGGAAGGGCCGCCAggagaaattaaaatttgagcCCAGAAGGAGAGGTCAGAGTAAGTTCGGGGGGAAAGACAGGATGGGGTGAACTTCTGGAAGACGGAGCAGGAAAGGCTAAGATCCCCCGGGGTGAAAGTATGGCTGGGTAGGTGCAGGGTTCTGGAAACGGCGAGGCCGCTGGTTGCAGGGGGATCAGAGTAAGCAGTGCAACTCGAAACCAGGGCAGATCAAACTCTGAGCTATAGCAAGATTGAattttttgggtctttttttttttctttctgggtcacacccagcgatgcacaggggtcattgctggctctgcactcaaaatcacccctggcagtgctcgctcaggggaccatatgggatgctgggaatcgaacccaggttggctgcgtgcaaggcaaacaccctacctgctgtgctaactctccaactcaagtttgtttgtttttttctttttgggtcacacctggcgatgcacagggcttactcctgggtttgcactcaggaattactcctggtgctgctcaggggacgatataggatgctgggaatcgaacccgggtcagctgcctgcaaggtaaaggccctacctgctgtactatggctccagccccatgactggGTTTTTACTTTACATGAGACAGGAAGATCCCTGAAGGTTTTGAGAGGGACCAGTTAACCATTTGCCTTCCACTTTAAAAGGCAAgggtgtcagggctggagctatagcacagcagggaggacgtttaccttgcatgaggctgacccagattcgattcccagcatcccacatagtcccctgagcaccggcagggacaattcctgagcacagagccaggagtgatccctgtgcattgccgggtgtgacccaaaaagcaatcaatcaatcaatcaataataaataaataaaaggcaaggGTGTCAGGAGGCTGATGAAATCAAAACAGTTGAAAACTTGAAGGTGGAGGGCAGGTGTGTTGAGCTAATGTTGGCTTCCGGGCACTATCTGGAAGGTGGAGCCCGTGACTCACCCTGACATCATGTGAGAGGGACAATCCAGACGGACCCCAGACTGAGAAGCAGAGTCTGGGGAAGAGGTGGAAGGGCAGgttggggagagatggggagttTGGTTATGGACATAGAAAGGTGGAGAGACCTGCCACGGGGTAAAGGCGTTTGTAGGCAGTTGGGTACCGTTTACCTACACTGAACAGTggagaggggccggggagatcatacagcaggtagggcccttgtttgattcttggcatcccatatggtcccctgagcattgccagagggTAATTctagtaacccctgagaattgccaggtagaaaacattttaatgaatggataaaaaattcAGAAGTCAACAAAAAtggagcaaacagatgaacataCACTTCTTCAAAGTAGATAAACAGATAAAATGTGTACAAATGTTCAACATTACAGATTGCCATGGAGAgcaaatcaaaacgacaatgaACAATCACCCTACATGGGGAGAATATCCTTTTtcgtggccccccaaaaaaaaacaaataaaaaaaattttaaagaaattttgaaaaaattgatGGAAAGGTCTGGTCAGCTGGCAGAACTCTGGGGTTTAGAGGCTcacggggggagggggttgcACCCCTCGGAGAGTGAGCACTCTAGGGGGGATCCAGGTTACACCCGACCGGAAAGCATTAAAGAAATCTGAGCAAGAAACAGACAGGCACCTGGCGAAGTTCGGAGGGTCAACGTTTTTAATTTACGCAGGCGGACTCAGCGTGGTTCGCACCACAAAGGCCAGGTCCCTGAACATATTTCACAAAGAGCTCTGAGAGGCTAGTTGCAGGCAACATGTTTCTAGGAGAAAGAGTTTTTCCATCTACCATACACAGTGTTGTTATTTGGCAACATCTATAGTGATCAGTACAATCAGTGACTAATATAATTGTTCCAAAATGTTCCATACTGACATTTACTAAGTGTTTCTGTGACCTGTTCCTGCTCAAGTGACCTGATCAGATCGGACTCCTGTTCTCCTCGTACCTGAGATAAGAACAATTTACAATCCATCCATCTTTGCCTGCTCTTAGAATGGGTCACTCAGGGGTCCTGCCTTTAGTTTTCCTGCTTctgcctgtaatttttttttacttcaagaGCAGTATAGTAGAAGTAAGAATTGAGAGAATTCAGTGAGAGGGAAGACATTTATAGGGAGTCTtatctaaacattttattttacttatttattttttctttttgggtcacacccggcgatgcacaggaattactcctggctctgcactcaggaatcacccctgggggtgctcaggggaccatatgggatgctgggaatcgaacccgggtcggccacgtgcaaggcaaacgccctacccgctgtgctatcactccagccccttatctaaACATTTTAAATCAGGTCTTTGGCCTCATGCCCTGAGTCAGTGTTTATGGTCTACAAGCAGAAAAACACTATCACCCAGAAAGGCTCAAAGTGTGCAACGGGGAAGTGGGAATCTTTGTGAGTTGTCTTGCTAGCTGCTACTAACCCAGGGAAGGTTTGCTCCTTATAAAGTGTTCATGCATGCCTGGCTTATACTAATGTTGCTCTTACTGTGAGAAAGAATATTCAGGAGTGAACTACATTAGCTAATTTAATTATCTGATAAATTTATTTACCGGCTATGGGAACAGCCCAGATGCCCTTGTAACGTCCCTGTAGCTCATTTCTGATTGTctgcattttcttcttccttggtgtgggggacacacctggcagcactcggagcttgttcctggttctgtattcccAGAGGAGGGAATATCATTTTCAACTAgcgcttttatagtctctggatagaCTTGCTACAGACGGCAATATAATTGCAGACTGGTACTCTAAGTGCGCTTTTAGTATCTTGCAAAAAGACTTGACTGATTTCCAAAGACCCTGGACCAGTTGCACTCCCAGCCATGTACAAGGGCTCTGTTTCTCTGCAGCCTTATCCACGATTGGCTCAGGTCTTTGTGACGAAGACCAGTCTCAAACGTGAGACCACATCTCATTGtggttctgatttgcatttccctgacaaaagtgatgatgagcacttttcgAATGTGTATGTTGTTTACCTATGTCTTTGACAAAGTGCCTGTTTATCTTTTCTGGCcatttaaagatgtttttattttttgttgctttagtttttttaggTTCTTCATACAAATAGGGTGTCAGCCCCTTTTGGCTATATGAGTATCAGATATTTCCCTAATGCTGTCTTTTCCTTTACTGATGATATCTTTTGCTGGTTTAAAATGTTCTGCTTGATGTATGTCGtcccaattgtttatttttaattttgttttccttgttaGACGTCCCCAAAGGTAGCAGTGAAGTCAATCTTGTGGAGCATTTTGCCTGTAATTTCTTCTGTGTCCTTTATGGTTTCTGATCTCATacgtctttaatccatttttttttttttttgctttttgggtcacacctgtgatgcacaggggtcactcctggctcatgcactcaggaatcacccctggcggtgctcaggggaccatatgggatgctgggatttgaacctgggtcggccgcgtgcaaagcaaacgccctacccgctgtgctatcactccagccccacgtctttaatccattttgcattCATTTTTGTACCCATGAATGTATGAAATAGTGGTCTAGTTTTCATCTTTCCCAGtaccatttatatttcttaaagcAGTGAACAGTGAATtggacttttgtgtttgttttttgctttttttttttttttaatgaaaaaggaaGGAACAGAAGAGCAATTGACAAGATAAAGCAGCTTCTCAGAAATTTTAGCtccagggcccagagcaatagtacaatgggtagggtgcttgacttgcatgtggctgatctgggtttgattcccggtatcccatatgatcccctaagcactgccaggagtaattcctgaatgcaaacccaggagtaatctctgagtattgttgggtgtggcccaacaacaacaacaacaacaacaacaacaacaacaacaacaacaacaacaaacccaaaaacccaaaaaagaaaaaaaaagcaaattttttgcactttgttttattttattattgctgtccacaataatttattacattcaatattccaacaccaaccccaccaccattacacctgccCACCACCACGCAAGCCTGGCcccaggtcctaaataatttacgttgtattgcttgttatgaataatcagtGTGTCAcggttgtatctcaccctggcgccattaaatccttgtataagagattactgttctgaattaagaaaaaaaaaagtaatgtggagttcatgaccaattcaatcagtttaatcagtggctgaataaatagcagtactcctacatttaaaataaaaaagattactAACACGATGCTACAGGTCCAGCCTGACAAAAGTAATTCTTATTACTCCTTCCAGCCTGTGTACAGGAGAAACACCACAAACCGGAGATGCGGCCGCCCCGCCCTCAGcgctctggccccgccccagccacGACCCGACCACGCCCCCGGCCTAGCGCCGGCCGCGCTCTCAGCCGCCCTGACCCCGCCCCAGCCACGCCCCTCGATCTATCTCTAACCATGCTTCAGGTCCCATTTCGCTTTTAGCCACGCCCTGGCCACGCCTCGGAAACGCCCCCACTTCCCGGCCCTCGGCTTCCCCGGGCGCGGTGTTGCCGCGACACCCGTCCGCCCCGGCGCCTTCCGCTGCCCGTCGCCCTTTCCGCCGGCATGGCTGCGGGGCTGGCCAGGGTGCTGCTGCTGGGGCCTCGCGGCCTGCTGGCCCCCGCGGCGCCCACGCTGTCCCCGCCGGTGCGCGGGGTGAAGAAGGGCTTCCGCGCCGCCTTCCGCTTCCAGAAGGAGCTGGAGCGCTGGCGCCTGCTGCGCaacccgccgccgcccgcgcgccggTAGGAGGGAGCGGCCGGGGGGTCGGGCTTGGGGGGAGCCCGGGTTCCAGGCCGGGCGGGGCTGCCCCCCGGCTTCCTCGCTGCCCACCCCGGGCGTTCCTTGCAGCCTTTCCTTCCTCCCGGAGGTGCCCGCTGCCCGCCCGTCGTGGCGGGGCACGGCGATCGCGCCCGTTTCTTTGACAGCTCGGCCCAGCGGGCGTTTGCGTGCCAGTATTAGCGCTGGGACAACCCCGTGAAACGGTTCACCGTATAACCCCGTATAACTGCGCCCTCCGCGGTCATTGCTCCTTTGGGGAAATTGAGTAATACCTTGTTTGTGGCTACTTTAATATTATTCCCGTCCCCCCTcgtcctgcaaaaaaaaaacagattgttTCATATGTGCCCGTAGGAATAAGAATTCATAATGCTTTCCACTCAtggcattatcttttttttcctaataagcaaaaaaaaaaatagcatctgTAATCTTTCTTCTGATGCTCGTGAGGGCAGTCCTCAGAGGCTTCAGTGGTTTGTAATTTTAGGCCTTAAATCTAAGAACCATGTATTTGCTTtttaccacacctggcagtgttcaggacttactctgggctctgcgctcaggcgtCACCGGGGCACCAGGGACCCCACAGGGTGCTGtcgatcaaacccgggtcagttgtgtgcaaggctcaGACCCTGCCATGTGCATTTAAACCCcgatctttatattttctttgttgcccctttttttttttggatttggggttgGGTGAGCACATCTCAGGCTACTAGGGGCTctggctcctggttctgtgctcaggggtttctcctgaggTGCTGGGTagccctggggtgccagggatcaggctGCGTTGGCTTCAGGCAAGGCGAGTGACTTTGCccgtgtactgtctctctgatttCTCAGCAGACCTCTCTTATTTAGAAGTTTTATCTTGGATTGTCTTTTTTTGCTACCCCTCCTCACCCAAAAAACGGGACCAGGCCGTGGTGATGGgtggctcagtggtggaacacttgccttgtatgttggACTCTGGGTATTGTCGGGTCCCAaaagcaccagcagaagtgacTTCTGGGCACCTCGCTGGGGTGTGGCCAAAGCAACACTACAGCAGCCGCAACAGTGATAATAGTGGTAGTGAGATCTTTTAGTCCATTCTTGGGGATTATTATTTTAACCTATTACATtgatccaggtcagctgcgggcaaggtgctggtgtattcagtatgccaaaaacagtcacaacaagtctcacagtggagacgttactggtgcccgctggagcaaattgatgaataacgggacgacagtgctacagtgctattacatTGATGGGAGATTGTTTGATATTTAAATGGATGCTTTGCAAACAAACCCATGAAAGAAGTAGAGTGTTGTTTATGTGCAGGATCTGTGAAACTTTCTGTTTTTTCATGCTTGGGTAAAAAGCATAGTTCCTTGGGAGAGAAATAAGGGATCTAAAAATTAGGACAGTGGCTTAATCTTTTCATGCAGAACTACTCTGATGGAGGCCGTTGGctcaaagggaaaacaaattttctgttCACAGTGAAGAACTACACAGTCCCATGACCTCAGCTTTTACatctgtagcactgccgtccagttgttcattgatttgctccagtgggcaccagtaacatctccattgtgagacttgttgtgactgtttttggcatattgaatacgccacaggtagcttgccaggctctgccatgcgggctggatactctcggtagcttgccaggctctcctagagggacggaggaatcgaacccgggttggctgcgtgcaaggcaaatgccctactcgctgtgctctcGCTTCAGTCCAGCTTTTACATCTAAAAGATCAAATTttggtattaaaataaaaataatgggggccagagcaatcgcacagcaggtagggcatttgccttgcacatggctgacccggtttcaacccccaacatcccatatggtccccggagcactgccaggagtaattcctgagtgcagagccagaagtaactcctgagcatggccaggtgcgaccccaaaaatctaaaataataataataataataataataataataataaaatagcagggaccagagagatagtacagcagatcgggtgcttgccttgcatgtggctgacccacccaggtttgatccccagcaccctttatggttcccaagcccacagagagtgatctctgagtggagccaggactaagccctgagtaccaccggggaTGCaggccctccccccccaaaaaaaaacaccccatgAAAACCCCAAATAGCATAAATAACATAAAACTCAATCTTGTTTATTCATTAAATAAACTAATGAATTCTTGCATTCTGCTTTGAACTAATAAAACTGCATCACATAGAGAGCACTTGCAGTGATAGTCACACCGGGTTTCTCTGCATTCACCCTCCGCCTCTGGGTTCCTGGTTTCAGTTCCGAGAAGCCCAACTGGGATTACCACGCCGAAATCCAGGCCTTCGGACCTCGGCTGCAGGAAGACTTTTCCCTGGAGCTCCTCAAAACCGCCTTTGTGAACCGCTGCTACATCGAGAGCGAGGAAGCCCGGCGCCGGGAGCTGGGCGTGGGGAAGGCGGCGGCGGCCCTGAACCTCCAGGACAACCAGGCACTGGCCGAGCAGGGGGCCGCCTTCGCGCGGACCCGCCTCTCCCGCTGGCTGGAGGACGCCTACCCGGCCTTGCCCGCCCAAGGCGTCGGGAGCCTGGTGGCCTTCCTCACGGGAGAGGAGGTGGTGTGCCACGTGGCGAGGAACTTGGCCGTGGAGCAGCTCACGCTGAGCGCCGAGTTCCCGGTGCCCCCGGCCGTGTTGCAGACGACCTTCTTTGCTGTCGTCGGCGCGCTGCTGCAGAGCAGCGGGCCCGAGCGGGCCGCGCTTTTTGTCCGGGTAAGTCACGGCAGAGCCGGTTGCACCTTCCCGGCTGGCCGGTGCTCGAGGTGGCCGGCAGGAAACCCTTGGAGAGCATTTCTTCCCGTACCATCCTGCAAGGCTTccgtgtgacttttttttttgctggggggggtcacacccggcgatgcacagggattactcctggctctgcactcaggaattactcctggcggtgctcgggggaccatatgggatgctgagattcgaacctgggtcaccggcgtgcaaggcaaacgccctacccgctagtgctgtcgctccagccccacgtgtgACTCTTTTCCTCCCCAGCTGGGCCCGACCTGACGCTCTTTGGTGATTGTGGCTTAGTTCTCCTGGTTGTCTTTTGTCCTTGAGGTCCTTGTCAGGGTGAAGGTTCACTTCTAGGTGCTGAGTTCAGAGCACTGCGGAGTTGTGTGTCTTCatttttatcactccagcccctaaggagtatttttttttttttttgctttttcggtcacacccagcaatgcacaggggtcactcctagctctgcactcaggaatcacccctggtggtgctcaggggaccatatgggatgctgggatttgaaccggggtcggccgcgtgatgTGTCTTCATTTTTAGACCTGAACTCCTGTAGGGCAGGTCCTCTGTCAGCTGCAGTGAATGAATGAGGGCGAAGGGCTGTTAGAGGGCCATTTGCAGGAGCTTAAGGGGATTGTGACCAAGGACTAGTGACTCTTGTCATCTCCCAAGTGAGAACATTTTGGATTTCAGAGTCCCGGTGTAGTATAACTCTTTGTTAGCCAGTAGCGTAGCCAATTGAAATatttgagggtcagagagagacgtagcaggtaaggagcttgccttgctcacagccatttgggtttgatacccagcactgcagatggtcccctgagcacagccggtgtgaagaaacaacaacaatagcaaacgGCTTGGAAGCGCTTAAATATTCAGCGTGACTACTCCCACTGGCCTTTTGaaatgagaattcttttttttatatttttattgaatcaccatgagatactgtgacaaagcattcatgtttgagtttcaatcatacaatgtgattgaacacccatgcctccaccagtgcacattctccaccaccaatgtccccagtataccccccccctttccaaccctccccctgcctccatggcagccaatttcccccataccctcactctacttgtgggcattatggtttgcaatacagatactgagaggccatcacgtttggtcctttatctgctttcagcacacatctcccatcccaaacaatccctccagccatcattttcttagtgatcctttttctctcccagctgccttctttctcccccagctcctgaggccggcttccaaccatggagcaatcttcctggcccttgtctctactgtctttgggtgtcagtctcatgttactttatattccacaaacgagtgcagttattctatgtctgtccttctctttctgacttatttcacttagcaggatactctccatgaccgtccacttaaaagcaaatttcatgacttcatctttcctaatagccgcatagtattccattgtgtagatgtaccagagttttcttaaccagtcatctgttcccgggcactcccattgtttccagattctggctattgtgagcggtgttgcaatgaacatacaggtgcagatgtcatttctattgtgcttttctGCACCCTTGGGTTATATTtgcagaagtgatattgctgggtcatatggaagttcaatttctaatttttgaaggaatgctcatattgttttccaaaaaggctggaccagtcagcattcccaccaacggaaagggaaagagagtccctttctctccacatccacgccagcactggttattcttgttctttttgatgtgtgccagtctctgtggtgtgagatgatacctcattcttgttttgatttgcgtctccctgatgattagcgatgtagagaattttttcatgtgccttttagccatttgtatttcttttttgaggaagcttctgttcatttcttctctccatttgttGATGAGGTTGGAGGCTTTTTCTTGTACGATTATCTACtagtcttgtatatcctgaatactaaacccttatcagatgggtgttgggtaaatattctttaccattctttgggttctctctgtattttggtcactgtcctTTGAGGtatagaaacttcttagtttgatgtagtcccatttgtttatgtttgtttctacttgcttggtcagtgctgtttctgtgtcatggagggttctgcttgtattttcctccatgtaccttttggattcaggtctgatactgaggtctttaatccactttgatctgactttcgtgcCTGGCGTTAGAGGTCAAACCGCAAGCTGCTTTTGCCAGCCTCTTGCCTCTCAGCCAGTTATGtctttgcctgcccatcgcctGTGTTTTCCACAGACTGGAGTCTCCAAATGTCTAAAAACAGTGTTTGGTTGCAGTGCATGTGGCAGATAGAGTGGAATGTGGGAGGTCCTCCCGGGAGAGGGTAAGGGGacggtgggagtggtgggagtcCGTGGAGGCAGCCATCCGCTCTAGGAAGGCTGGGGAGATTTTACAGAAGACAAATTTTCCAGAAGCATTCCAGGAAGGAGCCTCAGGGCCGGGTTTGTAACTGGGAAGCCAGATTTGGCCAGTTTCTGTTGTATCTGGGGGAGTCCTGTGGGTGAGTCTGGACCTTTAAGACTCTCTATATGAGAcgattatttctttttgctttttgggtcacacctggctatgctcaggggttactcctggctttgcactcaggaattactcctggcagtgctcgggggaccatacgggatgctgggactcgaacctgggttggccgtgtgcaaggcaaacaccctccccgctgtgctatcgctcccgccccaggAGATGATTATTCCTTTATcaggcttttgggccacacatcttgctggtgctcaggctttactcctggccctgcactctgggatcacgcctggtggtgctcaggggatcatacgcaGTACCGGGGTTCACACTTGGGTCACCGGCGTCTAAGGAGAGCACCTTCCCCTCTGCGGGAGCCGGTCCCGAGGGTGCTCTCTAAGCCCGTGCTCCTCAGAACCTGGTTGGTGTCAGCGTTAGCATCCCTTCAGGCCGCTGGACCAGGACACCTGGGAGCCGTCCCT contains these protein-coding regions:
- the MRPL44 gene encoding 39S ribosomal protein L44, mitochondrial; translation: MAAGLARVLLLGPRGLLAPAAPTLSPPVRGVKKGFRAAFRFQKELERWRLLRNPPPPARRSEKPNWDYHAEIQAFGPRLQEDFSLELLKTAFVNRCYIESEEARRRELGVGKAAAALNLQDNQALAEQGAAFARTRLSRWLEDAYPALPAQGVGSLVAFLTGEEVVCHVARNLAVEQLTLSAEFPVPPAVLQTTFFAVVGALLQSSGPERAALFVRDFLVTQLTGKELFEVWEVVNPMGLLAEELKRRKLPAPESRLTRQSGSTTALPLYFVGLYCDKQLIAEGPGETVLVAEEEAARVALRKLYGFTENRRPWDYSRPKEKPQAEKTVAAS